Below is a window of Lacrimispora xylanolytica DNA.
ATGCAGCCCTGGCCGGAGACAAGGAACGAGGCAAAGAGGAAAGAAAAAGTGCCGAGTCTTCTAAGGCGGCTCCGGATATGAGCCAGTTTGAACGGTTCTTTGGCTTTCAGGCTGGAAAAGGTATGGAGACCTACCGGGGCACAGGAGGGAGCGCCAAAAAGAATGCCGGCCCAGTGAATCCGGATGATCTGTTTGCCGCTTTTTTCGGGACAA
It encodes the following:
- a CDS encoding DnaJ domain-containing protein encodes the protein MLDYYKILLVSPNATDKDIKASYRKLAKKYHPDVIKDDPEGNKKMYEIQEAYSVLSDEEKRKKYDAALAGDKERGKEERKSAESSKAAPDMSQFERFFGFQAGKGMETYRGTGGSAKKNAGPVNPDDLFAAFFGTKK